The following coding sequences are from one Osmia bicornis bicornis chromosome 2, iOsmBic2.1, whole genome shotgun sequence window:
- the LOC114880783 gene encoding solute carrier family 2, facilitated glucose transporter member 1-like isoform X3, producing the protein MTLKTTTFKFPVIRKSGLNGRLAFAIAAAALGSSFQHGYNTGVVNAPQQLIEDWISNLKMNRTGEPTKQSEVTMIWSIAVSIFCVGGMIGGSLVGTVADRFGRKGGLLLNNILVLLTVIFEGCAKTAKSYEMIIIGRFLIGINAGLNAGLAPMYLAEISPIHLRGAVGTVYQLVITISILVSQILGLEQILGTADQWPLLLCLTIVPAIFQVFTLPMCPESPKYLLLGRGKDMEAQRALSWLRGTLEVHDEMEEMRAEYESVKLVPKVTLKELFVNPALRIPLMIAIMIMFAQQLSGINAVMFFSTKIFMMAQLDKNAAQNATMGVGAMNVVMTFISLILVERAGRKTLLLIGFGGMFIDTALLAICLVFAETSSTAAYFSIVLVIMFVVLFATGPGSIPWFLVSELFNQSARPAATSVAIAVNWTANFIVSIGFLPLQEALGAYVFIMFAVIQAFFVFFIYKKVPETKNKTMEEISSMFRQISYQ; encoded by the exons ATGACTTTAAAAACGACCACTTTTAAATTTCCTGTGATTAGGAAATCG GGCCTGAACGGACGATTAGCATTCGCCATCGCGGCTGCTGCACTTGGATCATCGTTTCAACATGGGTACAACACTGGTGTCGTCAATGCACCTCAGCAG CTTATCGAGGATTGGATCAGTAACCTGAAAATGAATCGTACCGGTGAACCAACGAAACAATCCGAGGTGACGATGATATGGTCGATAGCTGTGTCGATATTCTGCGTGGGTGGTATGATAGGCGGTTCGCTGGTGGGCACGGTAGCCGATCGTTTCGGCAGGAAGGGTGGTTTACTGTTGAACAACATCCTGGTACTCCTCACGGTCATCTTCGAGGGTTGCGCAAAGACAGCGAAGAGCTACGAGATGATAATCATTGGAAGATTTCTAATCGGTATTAACGCTGGTTTGAACGCTGGTCTAGCGCCCATGTATCTAGCTGAAATATCACCTATTCATCTACGAGGAGCTGTTGGGACCGTCTATCAACTAGTCATCACTATTTCTATTCTGGTATCACAGATTCTCGGGCTAGAACAAATATTAGGCACGGCTGATCAATGGCCGCTTCTTTTATGTTTGACGATCGTTCCTGCGATCTTCCAAGTATTTACACTTCCGATGTGCCCTGAGAGTCCGAAGTACTTGTTGCTCGGTAGAGGAAAGGACATGGAGGCGCAAAGAG CTTTGTCCTGGCTACGTGGCACGCTCGAAGTTCACGATGAAATGGAGGAAATGAGGGCGGAATACGAATCAGTGAAACTTGTGCCAAAGGTCACGCTGAAAGAACTGTTTGTAAATCCTGCTCTTAGGATTCCATTGATGATCGCGATTATGATTATGTTTGCGCAACAACTGTCCGGCATAAATGCCGTAATGTTCTTCTCGACGAAGATATTCATGATGGCACAGTTGGATAAAAATGCGGCTCAAAATGCGACCATGGGAGTCGGAGCGATGAACGTTGTCATgacttttatttctttgataCTCGTTGAAAGGGCTGGAAGGAAAACGTTGCTTCTTATTGGATTTGGCGGAATGTTCATCGATACCGCTTTGCTTGCTATTTGTCTTGTTTTTGCA GAGACATCTAGTACAGCAGCCTACTTCTCAATCGTCTTGGTGATCATGTTCGTAGTCCTATTTGCGACTGGACCAGGAAGTATTCCTTGGTTCTTGGTATCCGAATTGTTTAATCAATCCGCGAGACCGGCAGCGACGTCCGTTGCTATCGCAGTAAATTGGACGGCGAACTTCATCGTCAGCATAGGATTTCTTCCGCTGCAGGAAGCGTTAGGTGCTTACGTATTCATTATGTTCGCCGTGATACAAGcattcttcgtcttcttcatCTACAAGAAGGTGCCAGAGACGAAGAACAAGACGATGGAGGAAATTAGTAGCATGTTCCGACAAATATCGTACCAGTAA
- the LOC114880783 gene encoding solute carrier family 2, facilitated glucose transporter member 1-like isoform X2, with amino-acid sequence MATEKDKSNSEIQEQVTTPTALTPAPKSIEGDKQLGLNGRLAFAIAAAALGSSFQHGYNTGVVNAPQQLIEDWISNLKMNRTGEPTKQSEVTMIWSIAVSIFCVGGMIGGSLVGTVADRFGRKGGLLLNNILVLLTVIFEGCAKTAKSYEMIIIGRFLIGINAGLNAGLAPMYLAEISPIHLRGAVGTVYQLVITISILVSQILGLEQILGTADQWPLLLCLTIVPAIFQVFTLPMCPESPKYLLLGRGKDMEAQRALSWLRGTLEVHDEMEEMRAEYESVKLVPKVTLKELFVNPALRIPLMIAIMIMFAQQLSGINAVMFFSTKIFMMAQLDKNAAQNATMGVGAMNVVMTFISLILVERAGRKTLLLIGFGGMFIDTALLAICLVFAETSSTAAYFSIVLVIMFVVLFATGPGSIPWFLVSELFNQSARPAATSVAIAVNWTANFIVSIGFLPLQEALGAYVFIMFAVIQAFFVFFIYKKVPETKNKTMEEISSMFRQISYQ; translated from the exons GGCCTGAACGGACGATTAGCATTCGCCATCGCGGCTGCTGCACTTGGATCATCGTTTCAACATGGGTACAACACTGGTGTCGTCAATGCACCTCAGCAG CTTATCGAGGATTGGATCAGTAACCTGAAAATGAATCGTACCGGTGAACCAACGAAACAATCCGAGGTGACGATGATATGGTCGATAGCTGTGTCGATATTCTGCGTGGGTGGTATGATAGGCGGTTCGCTGGTGGGCACGGTAGCCGATCGTTTCGGCAGGAAGGGTGGTTTACTGTTGAACAACATCCTGGTACTCCTCACGGTCATCTTCGAGGGTTGCGCAAAGACAGCGAAGAGCTACGAGATGATAATCATTGGAAGATTTCTAATCGGTATTAACGCTGGTTTGAACGCTGGTCTAGCGCCCATGTATCTAGCTGAAATATCACCTATTCATCTACGAGGAGCTGTTGGGACCGTCTATCAACTAGTCATCACTATTTCTATTCTGGTATCACAGATTCTCGGGCTAGAACAAATATTAGGCACGGCTGATCAATGGCCGCTTCTTTTATGTTTGACGATCGTTCCTGCGATCTTCCAAGTATTTACACTTCCGATGTGCCCTGAGAGTCCGAAGTACTTGTTGCTCGGTAGAGGAAAGGACATGGAGGCGCAAAGAG CTTTGTCCTGGCTACGTGGCACGCTCGAAGTTCACGATGAAATGGAGGAAATGAGGGCGGAATACGAATCAGTGAAACTTGTGCCAAAGGTCACGCTGAAAGAACTGTTTGTAAATCCTGCTCTTAGGATTCCATTGATGATCGCGATTATGATTATGTTTGCGCAACAACTGTCCGGCATAAATGCCGTAATGTTCTTCTCGACGAAGATATTCATGATGGCACAGTTGGATAAAAATGCGGCTCAAAATGCGACCATGGGAGTCGGAGCGATGAACGTTGTCATgacttttatttctttgataCTCGTTGAAAGGGCTGGAAGGAAAACGTTGCTTCTTATTGGATTTGGCGGAATGTTCATCGATACCGCTTTGCTTGCTATTTGTCTTGTTTTTGCA GAGACATCTAGTACAGCAGCCTACTTCTCAATCGTCTTGGTGATCATGTTCGTAGTCCTATTTGCGACTGGACCAGGAAGTATTCCTTGGTTCTTGGTATCCGAATTGTTTAATCAATCCGCGAGACCGGCAGCGACGTCCGTTGCTATCGCAGTAAATTGGACGGCGAACTTCATCGTCAGCATAGGATTTCTTCCGCTGCAGGAAGCGTTAGGTGCTTACGTATTCATTATGTTCGCCGTGATACAAGcattcttcgtcttcttcatCTACAAGAAGGTGCCAGAGACGAAGAACAAGACGATGGAGGAAATTAGTAGCATGTTCCGACAAATATCGTACCAGTAA
- the LOC114880783 gene encoding solute carrier family 2, facilitated glucose transporter member 1-like isoform X4 has translation MNKKWYQGLNGRLAFAIAAAALGSSFQHGYNTGVVNAPQQLIEDWISNLKMNRTGEPTKQSEVTMIWSIAVSIFCVGGMIGGSLVGTVADRFGRKGGLLLNNILVLLTVIFEGCAKTAKSYEMIIIGRFLIGINAGLNAGLAPMYLAEISPIHLRGAVGTVYQLVITISILVSQILGLEQILGTADQWPLLLCLTIVPAIFQVFTLPMCPESPKYLLLGRGKDMEAQRALSWLRGTLEVHDEMEEMRAEYESVKLVPKVTLKELFVNPALRIPLMIAIMIMFAQQLSGINAVMFFSTKIFMMAQLDKNAAQNATMGVGAMNVVMTFISLILVERAGRKTLLLIGFGGMFIDTALLAICLVFAETSSTAAYFSIVLVIMFVVLFATGPGSIPWFLVSELFNQSARPAATSVAIAVNWTANFIVSIGFLPLQEALGAYVFIMFAVIQAFFVFFIYKKVPETKNKTMEEISSMFRQISYQ, from the exons GGCCTGAACGGACGATTAGCATTCGCCATCGCGGCTGCTGCACTTGGATCATCGTTTCAACATGGGTACAACACTGGTGTCGTCAATGCACCTCAGCAG CTTATCGAGGATTGGATCAGTAACCTGAAAATGAATCGTACCGGTGAACCAACGAAACAATCCGAGGTGACGATGATATGGTCGATAGCTGTGTCGATATTCTGCGTGGGTGGTATGATAGGCGGTTCGCTGGTGGGCACGGTAGCCGATCGTTTCGGCAGGAAGGGTGGTTTACTGTTGAACAACATCCTGGTACTCCTCACGGTCATCTTCGAGGGTTGCGCAAAGACAGCGAAGAGCTACGAGATGATAATCATTGGAAGATTTCTAATCGGTATTAACGCTGGTTTGAACGCTGGTCTAGCGCCCATGTATCTAGCTGAAATATCACCTATTCATCTACGAGGAGCTGTTGGGACCGTCTATCAACTAGTCATCACTATTTCTATTCTGGTATCACAGATTCTCGGGCTAGAACAAATATTAGGCACGGCTGATCAATGGCCGCTTCTTTTATGTTTGACGATCGTTCCTGCGATCTTCCAAGTATTTACACTTCCGATGTGCCCTGAGAGTCCGAAGTACTTGTTGCTCGGTAGAGGAAAGGACATGGAGGCGCAAAGAG CTTTGTCCTGGCTACGTGGCACGCTCGAAGTTCACGATGAAATGGAGGAAATGAGGGCGGAATACGAATCAGTGAAACTTGTGCCAAAGGTCACGCTGAAAGAACTGTTTGTAAATCCTGCTCTTAGGATTCCATTGATGATCGCGATTATGATTATGTTTGCGCAACAACTGTCCGGCATAAATGCCGTAATGTTCTTCTCGACGAAGATATTCATGATGGCACAGTTGGATAAAAATGCGGCTCAAAATGCGACCATGGGAGTCGGAGCGATGAACGTTGTCATgacttttatttctttgataCTCGTTGAAAGGGCTGGAAGGAAAACGTTGCTTCTTATTGGATTTGGCGGAATGTTCATCGATACCGCTTTGCTTGCTATTTGTCTTGTTTTTGCA GAGACATCTAGTACAGCAGCCTACTTCTCAATCGTCTTGGTGATCATGTTCGTAGTCCTATTTGCGACTGGACCAGGAAGTATTCCTTGGTTCTTGGTATCCGAATTGTTTAATCAATCCGCGAGACCGGCAGCGACGTCCGTTGCTATCGCAGTAAATTGGACGGCGAACTTCATCGTCAGCATAGGATTTCTTCCGCTGCAGGAAGCGTTAGGTGCTTACGTATTCATTATGTTCGCCGTGATACAAGcattcttcgtcttcttcatCTACAAGAAGGTGCCAGAGACGAAGAACAAGACGATGGAGGAAATTAGTAGCATGTTCCGACAAATATCGTACCAGTAA